DNA sequence from the Nicotiana tomentosiformis chromosome 3, ASM39032v3, whole genome shotgun sequence genome:
CTGTGGTACCTGTAAAAGGGGTGTTGCATTTACCTCTGCTGAGAAGCAATATCCTGCCAAACCCCCTCTATTTGATGTTTAGAAAAATAATGTCACACAACAAATTGTCATATGAACTCTATGCTATTTCTGTTGGAATTCGGTAAAGCATAATAATGAATTCAataggcaacaacaacaacatacccagtatattccCACATGTGAGGTCTGGAGAGgctagtgtgtacgcagaccttacccctacctagtgaaggtagagaggctgtttccaataaacCCTCGGCTCAGAATAATAATTCAAAAGGCGATAGCAGAAAATAGAGAGCCAAAAGAAATTGCAGAGCTCCTTTCGGTTAATGATACATCACCAACAAAAGACATCCAGAACCATTAGAAAACTATGATATATGTTGGAAAGTAAGGTAATCCATCATCCACCTCAATACCAAAACATGTCAATAGTATATTTCAGGAAATTACCAAAAAGCAAAATGAAAGTTTTACAAAGACATTAAGGGGGGTGCATAATGGGGATGGTGGATTTAGTGCCCATAAATACCTATTCGGAAGTGAAGGCAGCAGAAAGGAATTCTTCATCCTCCAAAAATATCTGCAGATTCTTTGTTTTCATCAAGAACCCAACAGCTGCCTCATCGAATTCCAGGATGAATCCCAACTTGATCAATTCAGCCAGTTGATGCACATAATCATCTTTCTCCCTTAGAATTCCCTCGGCTACTACTTCTGAGAAATATGTAGCAAACTCGAGCTTACATCTGTAACCACCTGATTTGTCCAGCTTCTGTATAAAGATCTTTGCATTTTTTCTATCCCAGCACATCATTCGGCTCACTTTGACGTTCAGGACATCACCAGAAGAAAGTGACAGACAGTAATCCATGGTTATGGGTTCCAATGTCACAAAAATACTAACATCCACGAGGCTTTTGAGAGCTTCATGTCTCGTACGCGTTTCCATTTGAAGTGAAGGATCAGCAAGGAAGCCAAGGATTAACTTAATCAAACCCTTTCCGATGAAGATTTCCTCTGGCTGCACCTGCTCAAGTCCAACACAATTAACAGAAGACAAGCCATTTTTCAGAACAGATTCAGAGAAATTACGAACACCAATTTTGCCATAAATTTCAAGCAGCTTCTGCCGAGGCAAAGATGGCAAGCTTGGTTGCGGATACCAAACGAACAAGGGATGAGAAGCAGACTGTTCAAATAAATCCTTCAGATAGAGATCATCAGCAATGAAAACATCACGTTTGTCGAGCATCAATAGCCCGTCCGAGCCTGAACCCACAGGAAGCCTTGACAAGTTCTCAGATAGAAATTTCTCGGTTCTTAAGCTCCAGTGCTTCACAATGAACTCCCAGAAGATTTGACACTCTGATTGTGACAAACTGCGGTCCGCATCTTCCCATGACTTCCAAAGCTTGAGAAAATCATCAAGAGAAGGATTGCTTTTGACACCTAATTTGGAGAAGAAACTGAGCAGTTCCTTGTCATAGTGCTTCTCTAAAACATGCAGCTGCCGGCCAAAGAAACCACTTTTATCATGCAGAACACAATCATCAGGATTCACCCACTCTCCATCGTTATCACCATTTGGAATCCATATGTTTATAGGATCTTCTTTAGTTGGTTCCCAGTTGAACTTACTCAAGTACTTGTAAATCCGAGTGATAGTAACGCTGCTGGAATGGCAATCAAGGTAATCGGCAAGCAATGAGCATCCATCTCCAATTTCAACCACAACACCAAGAGACTTCAGCTCTTTCTTATACGACCCTATGTTGGAGCCATAAAATTTTTCATCGATGAAAGGACCATCTTCTGGCTGTAAGAGAGTATTCCACTGGGGACCAAACAACAAACACTTATCTGGAGACCTGTAACCAGCATTAGTCTTCATCCATTTTCTAGCAAGTTTTGACCGCAACATAGCAATCTGATCATCATTATGCCCCATCTCCAACTTCCGCAAGCAGTCTAACAACGAGAATGCTACTGGAACAGTAATGACGCTAGAGTCTTCAGGTAATCGAAGGCTTGCAGGCACAAACTTTACCCCACTTGCAAATGTCACGGTAACTCCCATACTCTTAAGTTCATCCTTGTACTCATGAATGTCCCTTCCATACCGAGCCTCACTATCATCAACAAAAGGTAACAGAGAGATTGAAGAGATAGATTCCCAATCTGAACCAAAGAGTATGCAATCTTTAGGTTCTCTATCAACACCAATTCGAGTTCGCAACCACTTGACCTCTTGAAAGCAGCTCTTAAGATCTGAAGGAAATTTAAAGCTGGCTGCCTTTAACTTTCTGTAGCTTGCAAGAAGAGAAAGGGCACTATCCTTGTTTAAGGCACCCTTCGCTGTCTGCTGCCTAAAAATAGAAGCAAAAGCTTTAGTTGCCTCCTCAAAATTAACAACCACCCCTAGTTTCTGCAACTCGCTTTTATATGACAAGATATCGCTTCCATAGAACTTTGTATCAATAAGAGGGGAACTGCTAAAAACCTGCAGCAGGCAGCCCCACACAGGATCAAGCAAAAAACATTCCGCCGGAGATTTGCACCCCATGTTTACGGTCTTCATACATTTGCTATCCCTAAGTGCCCTGCATATTTTGTCAGATGACCTCAGATGGTGAATGCACTTAAGTATCAAGAGCAAAGCATCAGAACTCAGGCAACCCAGGCGTGCTGGAGACCTCAGGTTGTCAACTACAAGCTGGTAATTTTGCTTGAAACCAAAAACCACTCCAAGCAGCTCCAATTCTGTTCTAAAAGAAAGAATCTCATCACCATAATGTTTTTGGTCAATGAATGGGATGTCACTGATCTGTGAGGCAGCATTCCACTCGCTGTCAAAGAAAACAGATTCCAGAGGGGTCTTCTCACCTTGAGTAGTCCGCAACCACCTTCTATCATTAATGCTATTAATGAAGGTGTCTGGGGAGAGATATTTCTCCCTCAAATACTTGATGAAATTGAGTATTGATATCACTTGGCCTTTGGTTAAAGTAGAATAAGTTGCCAGAGACATAAAATGTTCTCCAATATATGTACACGCCTCTTTAAATTCAAACATGACACCAGCTGTACTTAACTCATCCTTGTACTGTTTTAATTCACTGCCATAAAATCCCTGATCAACTAATGGGATATCTACAAGAACTGATCCATTCTGCAACAGATGTCCCCATGATGAAGTATGGAAGAATGATTCTGATGGAGGCCTGTAGCCAGGGCTACCACTCAGAGATACCCTCAGCCAGCTTCCCTCCCTTACGCAGGTCAAGAATTTTCTAGGCAAGGAAAACCCATTCATTTTCATTTTACGAATCCATACTAGCATCAGCAATGCATTTTCCTTGGTTAGTGGAGAAGACAAGCTGGAAATTGCTGCATCAGGAGGAGGTAAGTCAGGAATGTCCATAGCTGCAACATAAATTTTGAGAAATCCCAGAAGCTCTTTCTTGCTGGTACAAACTCCAGCATAGCTGCCGGAATGCAAATAATCTTCTCCAAGCTCAACATAGCCTTCATATCTCCACGGGTTTGAACCAATCAACTGCACCCATTTACTTCCATTAGCAGGCACCAGTACCCCTTTCCTTTGCCTGGCAACATGTCCATAGTTATCAACAAGCGGCATTTTACTACATAAAGTAGCAACTTGTTCTTTAGATAAATAATTTCTCGCAAGAGACTGATGTAAGAAGTGGCTAAACGCCACGGCAAGTTTTTGATCATCACCGAGTGAGTTAAGAATCAGAAGAGCATAGTCGTACACATTTACTGAGCTCACATTGACCTCGTCTCTAAGCCAATCCAAAACAGTCTGCCTTTTAGAATGACTCCGGACTGCTTCTTGTGTTGATTTGGCAAAGAAAAGATGATTGGCGAAACGAAATTCTGAGTTCCAGTTGATCAGCCAAGAGATGTGACCAGATTCCCGAGACAAAAGCAATGAATAATCATCATTCAATGCCTCATATATGCTACACAAGGCCACATCATcatcaaaatcaacaaatttcAAAAGATTTATGTTCATCATCTCAGTTGTCTTGAAAGAAGACAACCATTTCTCAGCCACAAATGATAGAAGCTCTAAGTAAACATCCTCTGAGACACCCAAAACAAGATTGGAACTCTGAATGCACTTTGCATACCATTCATTGTCAACTTGTTTCACCTCCAAAAAGTTTAAAATGTGGTTGTACATCTCCTTATCAAAAGCAGAGTTGACGATGAATCTTCCATGGGATGAGATGTTATGCAATATGACCCCCTGCTTCCTCGCCTTGTTCAGCAGATTCCAGAAAGCAGGATTCAACCTACCAACACCATTGGGTTTCTGGAAGAACTGTTGTTCCATGTATGATTCGCATGGAATGATACTTTCATCCAGCAGTTTTCTTTTAATGGAATCTCTCACGTCGTTAAGAATTGGATAAGGAGATGCATTGACTGGTAAAAAGCCAAACATATGAGTAAGAGTAGAAACTGGAGCACCTTCATTAGCTCTCACAAGCGATGTGAAAGCACTGACAAAAGCAGAAGGGACGCAGTCAAGAATGCCCCGGTTCCATACGTCATCAAGAAGGATTGTCTCCCTTGATGATGCTAGAAGAAAGTCGGCCTGAATTATGAAAGGGAAGTTTGTTACCATCTCCGTGGGAAGAAAAGCATAAATACCGGGGGAACTGGTTCCCCTGTTGAGGCGCTCTCCATTGGGAAAAGCCAATGTGATTACCCACTCATCGACATCCATTCTTCTATCCACCCTGTGCTCCCGCC
Encoded proteins:
- the LOC104111017 gene encoding uncharacterized protein yields the protein MATAKEHIEEIRRNKFSIGGETNPLTEDLHQAVKNLSAELYAKDVHFFMELVQNAEDNEYNEGVDPSLEFVITSKDITDTGAQATLLIFNNEKGFSRKNIESICSVGRSTKKGNRKRGYIGEKGIGFKSVFLITAQPYIFSNGYQIRFSEEPCQHCNVGYIVPEWVEANPTLSVIKQIYGSSATLPATTIVLPLKPDKVKPVKQQLSSIHPEVLLFLSKIKKLSVREDNEDPRLNTVSAISISSETDFVKKKNIDAESYMLHLSADEKSGMGECSYYMWKQKFPVRREHRVDRRMDVDEWVITLAFPNGERLNRGTSSPGIYAFLPTEMVTNFPFIIQADFLLASSRETILLDDVWNRGILDCVPSAFVSAFTSLVRANEGAPVSTLTHMFGFLPVNASPYPILNDVRDSIKRKLLDESIIPCESYMEQQFFQKPNGVGRLNPAFWNLLNKARKQGVILHNISSHGRFIVNSAFDKEMYNHILNFLEVKQVDNEWYAKCIQSSNLVLGVSEDVYLELLSFVAEKWLSSFKTTEMMNINLLKFVDFDDDVALCSIYEALNDDYSLLLSRESGHISWLINWNSEFRFANHLFFAKSTQEAVRSHSKRQTVLDWLRDEVNVSSVNVYDYALLILNSLGDDQKLAVAFSHFLHQSLARNYLSKEQVATLCSKMPLVDNYGHVARQRKGVLVPANGSKWVQLIGSNPWRYEGYVELGEDYLHSGSYAGVCTSKKELLGFLKIYVAAMDIPDLPPPDAAISSLSSPLTKENALLMLVWIRKMKMNGFSLPRKFLTCVREGSWLRVSLSGSPGYRPPSESFFHTSSWGHLLQNGSVLVDIPLVDQGFYGSELKQYKDELSTAGVMFEFKEACTYIGEHFMSLATYSTLTKGQVISILNFIKYLREKYLSPDTFINSINDRRWLRTTQGEKTPLESVFFDSEWNAASQISDIPFIDQKHYGDEILSFRTELELLGVVFGFKQNYQLVVDNLRSPARLGCLSSDALLLILKCIHHLRSSDKICRALRDSKCMKTVNMGCKSPAECFLLDPVWGCLLQVFSSSPLIDTKFYGSDILSYKSELQKLGVVVNFEEATKAFASIFRQQTAKGALNKDSALSLLASYRKLKAASFKFPSDLKSCFQEVKWLRTRIGVDREPKDCILFGSDWESISSISLLPFVDDSEARYGRDIHEYKDELKSMGVTVTFASGVKFVPASLRLPEDSSVITVPVAFSLLDCLRKLEMGHNDDQIAMLRSKLARKWMKTNAGYRSPDKCLLFGPQWNTLLQPEDGPFIDEKFYGSNIGSYKKELKSLGVVVEIGDGCSLLADYLDCHSSSVTITRIYKYLSKFNWEPTKEDPINIWIPNGDNDGEWVNPDDCVLHDKSGFFGRQLHVLEKHYDKELLSFFSKLGVKSNPSLDDFLKLWKSWEDADRSLSQSECQIFWEFIVKHWSLRTEKFLSENLSRLPVGSGSDGLLMLDKRDVFIADDLYLKDLFEQSASHPLFVWYPQPSLPSLPRQKLLEIYGKIGVRNFSESVLKNGLSSVNCVGLEQVQPEEIFIGKGLIKLILGFLADPSLQMETRTRHEALKSLVDVSIFVTLEPITMDYCLSLSSGDVLNVKVSRMMCWDRKNAKIFIQKLDKSGGYRCKLEFATYFSEVVAEGILREKDDYVHQLAELIKLGFILEFDEAAVGFLMKTKNLQIFLEDEEFLSAAFTSE